The Blautia luti nucleotide sequence GTGAAGCCGCTTTCATTCATTACCTCAGAAACAGGTAGATCGGTAGTTGTGAGAAGCCGCCCGGCATGAGAAATTATGCTTTTGCCATAGGAAATCCTTTCTTTATATTTTGGTTCTTTTTTATGTATTGCTGTAATATGTAAACAGTTTAGATATTGTCGAACAGATGAAATGTCAATATCGTTGTAAAACAGGATAATTATAGCACTGGTTTTATATTGAAAATAAGGCTAAAATACAGGATGTAACAAGGAAAACAAAGAAACAATAAAAATAATAGGAGGAAAGAATGGTGGTTACAGATCTGACAAAGGAGCATCCGAACAAAACGCTATGGCGTTTTTTGCTGCCAATGATGCTCAGTGTGATGTTTCAACAGATTTATAATATTGCAGACAGCATGATTGCAGGGAAATTTGCGGGGGAAGATGCTCTGGCAGCGGTTGGAGCGTCTTATCCGATCACTGTGATCTTTATGGCATTTGCAGTGGGAATGAATCTGGGAACTTCGGTGATTGTGTCCAGATTGTTTGGGGCAGGTGACAGAAAAGGGGTAAGAAGGGCAGTTACTACTGCATTTGTAGCATCTGGAGCACTTGGAATTGCTTTGACACTATTTGGGTGCATGGCATGCAGGAGTATGATGTTGTGGATCCGGACACCGGAGGATATTCTGGCAGATGGAGAGCTGTACCTGAAAATTTATGTGTTTGGATTGTTGTTTTTGATGCTTTATAATGTCTGCACAGGTATCTGTACGGCACTTGGAGACTCTAAGACTCCATTGTATTTCCTGCTTGGTTCTTCTGCCGGAAATATTTTTCTGGATTTTTTGTTTGTGGCAATATTTCGTTGGGGAGTCAGTGGTGTGGCATGGGCGACATTTATTGCACAGGGGATTTCTGCAATCCTGGTTCTGATCACGGTGCTTCACAGACTCAGTGCCATGACTGCGGAAAAGCAGCCGCTATTTGATGGAAAATTATGTAAGCAGATTCTGGCGATCGCAGTGCCGAGTATTTTGCAGCAGAGTGTGCTCAGCGTGGGAAATCTGGTGGTGCAGGCGATCATTAATCAGTATGGTTCGGCGGTTGTGGCAGGATATTCAGGAGCAATTAAGCTGAATACGTTTGTTATTAATATTTTTATGACACTTGGTTCCTGTCTGTCCAGTTATACTGCACAGAACCTGGGTGCAGGGAAGCCGGAGAGGATTCCCATGGGATTTAAAACTGGTTTAAAATTGGCAGAACTGACAGCTTTGCCGTTTGTGATTCTGTACTTTGGATTTAGCCGTCAGATGATGAGCCTGTTTCTTAATGCAGAGAGCACAGGAGCATTGGATGCAGGTGTGGCATTTCTGCAGATCGTGTCGCCATGGTATCTGATGATCGTGGTCAAGCTTATGACGGACGGGATTATCCGTGGATATGGTGCAATGCTTTACTTCGTATTGGCAACTATCCCTGATTTGATTTTAAGAATTATTTTTGCACTTATTTTCTCACAGAAATTTGCAAGTACAGGAATCTGGATGGCATGGCCGTTTGGATGGCTTGCGGCTACGGGACTGACGATTTTCTTTTACAGGAAAGTGCTGCAGAAGATGTTGGGTAAATCAATTAAGCGGAGGGATATTTAGAAAATGAGTTTATACGCAATCGGTGATTTTCATCTGTCATTTACGGTTCATAAACCAATGGATGTGTTTGATAAGAGATGGAAGAATCACGTAGTAAAGATTGAGAAATACTGGAAGAAGAAAGTAACAGAGAACGACATGGTGGTGATCACAGGTGATCATTCCTGGGGACGGAATCTGGAGGAGTGCCAGGCGGATTTAGACTTTATTATGGCATTGCCGGGAAGAAAGATTCTGCTTCGTGGGAATCACGATATGTTCTGGGATGCAAAGAAGACTGAGAAGCTGAATGAGATGTTCAGAGGAAAGCTGGAGTTTCTGCAGAATAATTTTTATATATATGAGGACTATGCGCTGGTAGGAACAAAAGGCTATTGCTATGAAGGAAAAGACAGCTACGAACACTTCCTGAAGATCAGAGACCGTGAACTGGAACGTCTGCGTTGTTCTTTTGAAGCAGCGAAGGCAGCAGGATATGAGAAATTTATTATGTTTCTTCATTATCCGCCAACAAGCATCGGTGAAATGGAAAGCCCATTCACATTGATGGCGCAGGAGTATGGCGCGGAGAAAGTAATTTATTCACATTGCCATGGAGAAAAACGATATGATGACAGTTTCAAAGGTTATGTGGAGGGAATCGAGTACAAGCTGGTATCGGGGGACTATCTGAATTTCAAGCCGGAGCTGGTTTTACGATAATGTTGAATCGTACTTTTCGTAAAAATGGATTTATGTTGTCAGAGACAAAGAACAAATTCATATTATCTGGAAAAAATTCCTGGGAAGTATTATACTTTTCAGGGATGATTTTATTATGTAACAGCAATTTTCTGTGCCATAATAAAGTTATTCAAAATGGAAGTCTTTATTGTAAATTGTGAAATGAAATATTTTTGAAAAATAGATTTCCGGGGAGAGAAAAATGAAGATATATTACAGAGAGAAATCTGGTGGAATTGAGATTCTGCGATGTTTGGGAATTGAGAGCAGGGTTGAGATTCCGGAGATGATAGATGAGAAAATGGTGATCAGTGCTGCGCCGTATGCGTTCTCCAGTCATATGGATGAGACGGAAGAGCTTAAGGATGCCAGTGTCTGGGAGATGGAAGATGGATTTGGATTTGGCAGGGAAGAGCGTGTTCTGGCAGGAAATGAAGTTGAGGAGATTGTTTTCCCGGACAGTCTGCGGGAGATTGGACGGTATATTTTTTATGGATGCGGGAATCTGAAGAAGCTGGAATTCTCTGACAGTCTCATGCAGATTGGATGTGGGGCATTCACTGGATGTCATGCATTGGAGAAGTTGACCGTGCATATGAAACAGGGAAAGAAGTCTGGTGTTAAAGAAATGCTTGGGGAGATGTGGCAGAGGATTGATGTGACATTTCTTTATGAGGATAAAAATGAGCAGACTGTACCAGAACGACGCCTGGCAGGAGATATGTTTGAGACAGGAAAGGTGCATAGAAAAGACAGCAAATGTGAGGCGAGACTCGTATTTCCAGAGCACTATGACGAGGCAGTTGAGAACACTCCGGCGCGTATTCTGTATACGGAATATCATGGTTCGGGAAGTAATTACAGGCAGTGTTTCTATAACAAAGAACTGAATTATCAGGAGTATGACAAGCTGTTTGAAATGGCAGTAGTAATGGATAAGCTGGAAGTTCTGGTGAATATGTCATTCGGCAGACTGGAATTTCCGTATGAACTGACCGAGAAAGCCAGAGAAGAATATCAGGGATATATCAAGAAGAATCTGAGAGAGATTGCTGTTTATCTGGTGAAGCAGGAAGACATACACAGATTGGAAGTCATATCAGTACAGAAACTCTGGACTTTGGAAGGAATCGATGCTGCCCTTGACTGTGCATCTCAGAGAAAAGAGACAGAAGTTTCCGCATTTCTGATGAATGAGAGAGCAAATCTGGTGGATAAGTCAGTTGGTGATGAGCGGGTGAGTGTGGATAAAATAAAGAATCATCAGGAAATGAACATGCCAGTTCTGGAAAAAACTGTTCACGCATCTCCAGCAGAAAAGCCACTGAGTATGAGAAAGAAGAGATTTGAATTGTAAGTATCGGGAGAATAAATTTCTATTATAAACCTTCAAATGAAGAGAGAAATCTTACCGAATTAGATAAGTTGTGAAGCAGATAGGGAGTACTTGATTGAGAGTGAATAATACTTGGACAAATATAGAGGAAAATAACTATGCAGCCAGAAAATAGAACACAGGAAATGGCAGAAACTGCAGAGCGTCTGCAGGTAATTGGCAGCAGTATTCTGCGGGCAGCACGGGATGAACTGTATCTGGGAATGCGCTTCCTGGATGTGGCGTTGAGCAGTTTTTCCTATCAGATGGACGGCTCAATTCATGGATTTGGAACAGACGGAAGAGTGATGTATTTCCAGCCGCAGATGCTTGGCGGATTGTATAAAGAGAACAGAATTCTGGTAAATCGAGGATATCTTCATATGGTATTTCACTGCATTTTCAGACATTTTGCGTGGCGTGGTGCAGGTAGAAATATTGGTGCTGGTTACAGTGCAGGAGAGAATAATGCTGACAGTGAAAAAACAATTGAGGAGCGCCTGCGGGATTTAAGCTGCGATATCGCAGTGGAGCATATCATAGACGGAATGAACTACCGAAGTATCCGCTTCTCCCGCAGCCTCCTGCGCAGGGAAACCTACCGTCTGCTTGAAAAAGAAGGAAAAACCCTGAATGCCCAGCGAGTATATAAGATTCTGTCCGGATGGAATTTAAGCGAGAAAGATTTCGTAAATCTGGAACAGGAATTCCGTACAGACGACCACAAATACTGGGAGAGCAAGAAACCAGATCAGAAGCCGAACCCCATGCTCAGCCGTAAATGGGGTGAGATCAACGATGGAATCGAGACAGACCTGGAGACGTTTTCTCAGGAGGCAGGAGAACACGACGGGGATTTCCTGGAACAGATTAAAACTGAGAACAGAAGTAAATATGACTACAGAGAATTCCTGCGAAAGTTTGCAGTTTTTCATGAAGAAATGGCAGTAGATAATGACAGTTTTGATTATAATTTTTATACTTATGGATTGCGGTTGTATGGCAATATGCCGCTGATTGAACCATTGGAATCCAAAGAAGTGAAGAAAGTAGAAGAATTCGTGATCGTCATTGACACTTCCATGTCCTGTTCCGGGGAACTGGTGCGGAAATTTCTGGAGGAAACCTACGGCGTACTCAGTGAGAATGAGAGTTTTTTTATAAAAATAAATGTGCATATCATCCAGTGTGACGAGAAAGTCCACACGGACAAGAAAATTACTTCTCAGGAAGAAATGAAGGATTATATGGAACATCTGGAATTATACGGTGATGGTGGAACAGATTTCAGACCTGCGTTTGAGTGGGTGGATAGATTGCTGGAACAGCATGAATTTCACAACCTGAAAGGGCTGATTTATTTCACAGATGGTTTCGGGATCTATCCGCAGAAAATGCCTCCATATAAGACGGCATTTGTGTTTATGCAGGATAATTACCGGGACGTAGATGTGCCAGTTTGGGCAATGAAGTTGATTTTAGATGAAGATGATTTAACCGAATCAGGTAAGTAGAGAATGGCGTTTTGAATATCTGATCATGAAAGAGCAGATATATCAGAAATGCAGAAAAGAACAGATTAAAAAAATAACTTTCAGTAACAGGAAAGGATTTACATTATGGATATAAAACGAGCAAAACAGGAGATAAAAGATTCAATAGAAGCATATCTCGCGAAGGATGAATTTGGACATTATCTGATTCCTGCGATCCGTCAGAGACCAATCCTTCTGATGGGCGCACCCGGCATCGGCAAGACCCAGATCATGGAACAGATCGCCAGAGAATGCAAAGTAGGTCTGGTGTCCTACACCATCACTCATCACACCCGCCAGAGCGCAGTGGGACTGCCGTTTATCAAAGAGAAAACCTTTGGAAACGAAACATTTTCTGTCACAGAATACACCATGAGTGAGATTATTGCATCTGTCTATGAGAAGATGGAGAAGACAGGTCTGAAAGAAGGAATTCTTTTCATTGACGAGATTAACTGTGTCTCAGAAACCCTGGCACCGATGATGTTGCAGTTCCTTCAGGGAAAAACCTTCGGTAACCAGAAAGTTCCGGAAGGCTGGGTGATCGTAACTGCCGGAAATCCGCCGGAATACAACAAATCTGTCCGCGAATTCGATGTAGTAACTCTCGACAGAATTAAGAGAATCGATGTACAGCCGGACTTTGAAGTGTGGAAAGAATATGCCTACGAACAGGGAATCCATCCTGCAGTCATCTCTTATCTGGAACTTCGCAGAAAGAATTTCTACAGAATGGAGAACACAGTGGACGGCCGTATTTTTGCCACTGCCAGAGGCTGGGAAGACCTTTCCAGATTGATTCAGGTGTATGAAACACTGGGCAAGGAAGTGGACAGAGAGGTTGTATATCAATACATCCAGCACCCGATGATCGCGAAGGATTTTGCCGCATATCTGGCACTGTACAACAAATATAAAACAGACTACGCAGTAGAAGATCTGCTTCAGGGAAAATGGACACAGCTTACCACTCAGAAGATCAGAAACGCATCTCTGGACGAGCATTTAAGTCTGGTAGGACTTCTGAATGGAAAATTAAGCCAGTTATTTACAGAATGCTATCTGATGGATTCTTATGTAACAAAACTGTATGAATATATGGTATATTATAGAGACAACCTGGCAGATATTTCTCTGAAAGCAATCTGCCAGAAAGCAGAAAATGATCTGGCATCTGCCAGAAAATCAGAACTTCTGGCTGCAAATGAGGAGAAAACATCTCTCCGGGTCAATGCTTTTCTGGAGAAAATCTGGCTGGAACTGGAAGGACTGACACAGAGCGAACAGGACATTTACGAGAAAGTAAAACAGGCTTTTTCAGCAGAAGCAGACGCTCTGGAAGAACAGACAGAAGCTGCCGCACAGACACTGCAGAGTGTTTTTGACTTCATGGAGGCTGCTTTTGGAGACAGCCAGGAAATGGTAGCATTTATCACGGAACTGAACGCAAACTTTTACAGTATCTGGTTCATCCGGGAAAACGGTTCTGATCAGTATTATCGTCATAATAAGGGATTGTTATTTGATGACAGACAGAAGCTGATCCTGGGACAGATGGAGGAACTGGAAGACACGATGAAACGGGGGATTACGAATGTCTGAATTAAGATTTGAGACAAAGAAGATCAGAGTGGCTGATCTGGGAAAAGAGAGCTGCGTGCCGGATCTCCTTGGAGAATTGACCGTGCAGAACAACCTGGAATTTCACCTGGACGAAACCGATGAGATCTATGAGGGATACGGAAGAGTAAAAAATGCCTATCCATACCGCCAGAGAAACACTTATACAAGAGAGCTTAAGGAGCAGGAAGTGCAGACTGCAGTTCTGGAAAACCGCTATTTAAAGGCAGTATTTCTCCCTGGATTCGGTGGCAGACTGTGGGAACTCTGGGACAAATATGCGGGCAGGAATCTACTGTATACCAATGATGTTCTGCAGTTCAGTAATCTGGCAGTGCGTAACGCCTGGTTCAGCGGCGGTGTAGAATGGAATATGGGAATCATCGGACATAATCCATTTACCACAGAATCTCTTTATACTGCCCGGACTACCAATGAGAACGGAGAGCCGGTTCTGCGTATGTATGAATATGAGAGGATCCGTAAAGTAACTTATCAGATGGACTTCTGGCTGGAAAAAGACAGCAGTTTTTTGAACTGCAGAATGCGTGTTGTGAACGAGGGAAAAGAAGTCGTTCCGATGTACTGGTGGAGCAACATAGCAGTTCCGGAATATGAAAAGGGAAGAGTGATCGTACCGGCAGTTCAGGCGTTTACATCCAGAGGAAATCAGGTTACAAAAGTAGATATTCCTGTAGTGGAAGGAATCGATGTATCCGACTACAAAACTATAAAAAAATCTGTAGATTACTTCTTCGATATTCCGGATGGATGCCCGAAATACATTGCCAATGTAGATGAAACCGGCTGGGGACTTCTGCAGATTTCCACAGACCGCCTTCGCAGCCGTAACCTTTTTTCCTGGGGAAATCAGGACGCCTCCAATCGCTGGCAGGAGTATCTGACAGATAAGGCAGGACGTTATGTAGAGATTCAGGCAGGCCTTGGAAAAACTCAGTATGGCTGCATTCCCATGGCACCCCATACAGCCTGGGAGTGGATGGAACAGTATGGTTCTGTTGATATTTCCGAGGGAGTACTTGAGAAAGAATATAAAGAGCGTACAGCACTGGTAACGGAAAGAATCCTTGAGTCCGGGTTACATGAGAAGCTGAAAGAGAAACTGGAAACTTCTAAAGAAATGTCACGAAAAGAAGCACAGCTTGTATACAAAGGCAGCGTATATGGTGGGCTTGTCACCCATGGAGAAGGAACAAAACATCTGAAATTCATGGAAGAAAATACAGATGAATCACAGAGCGAAATTCCGAAGGAAGCAGAGTCTCTGAAAAACTGGAAACGCTTTTTTGAAACAGGAATTTTACATTGTCCACAACCGCTGGAAACACCGAATGAATTTCTGATCGATGAGACAAATGTGGATTTTCTGGAAACTCATATAGAAGAAAATGCACAGAACTGGTACGCGTATTACCAGCTTGGACTGGGATATTACTGCAGGGAAAATTATGAGAAGGCAGAGAAAGCTTTCAGAGATTCTCTGAAATTACGGGAAAGTGCATGGGCATTTCATGGCTTAAGCTGTGTGAAACTGATGCAGAATGACAAAGATCAGGCAGGCACATATATTCTTCAGGGAATGGCGTTTAAACGTAAAGAACTGTCCTATCTGAAGGAGGGATTCCGGATCCTGCTGCTGTCCGGGAAATATGAAGAACTGAGCCGTTTCTACCGGAAACTTGATAAGGAAGAACAGGAAGATGGCAGACTGAAACTGGGATATATTCAGGCTCTTCATGGTTTGAAACAGGACAAAAAAGCCCTTGATCTGCTGGAAAGTAAAGGTGGTCTGATACCCGATGATATCCGCGTGGGCGAAGATTACCTGGGAGAGATCTGGCAGGAACTGTATGAAAGTGTATACAAAAAAAAGGGAAAACTTCCGCATAAATTTAATTTTCGTGCGAATTAGCATTGGATTTTCAGATAAATCGTGGTATGCTGATTATCAGAGTAAAAAGTACAGTTCTGTTATAACAGCTGGAAATGAGGAGGAATAAAAATGGAACTTGAAGCATTAAGAAAAGACATGGTTGCAGCTATGAAAGCCAAAGATAAAGTAACAAAGGAAGCAGTATCTTCCCTGATCTCAGCAGTTAAGAAAGTAGCTATTGATGAAGGATGCCGCGATGATATTAAGAGTGATCTGGTAGACAGAGTGATCTTGAAAGAGCTGAAATCTGTAAAAGAACAGCTGGATACCTGCCCGGAGAGCCGTGAGGATCTGAAAGCTGAATATCAGGCAAGATATGATGTAATTGCCAAATATGCTCCGAAGCAGATGGATGCGGCAGAGATCAAAGTGTATCTGGAGGAGAAATTTGCAGATGTTCTTGCAACAAAGAATAAAGGCCAGATCATGAAAGCTGTTATGGCAGATCTGAAAGGCAAGGCAGACGGAAAAGTGATCAACCAGGTAGTTGCAGAAATCTGTAAATAATCCGTATCTGACCACAGTTGGAGATCATAGTGAAAAATACCGCAGTATCATGTGAAAGCAGGGATGCTGCGTTTTTTTTATTTTACTGAAGAGAGGTGAGAGGTTTGGAATTTCAGCATGAACTGATCATTCCGGATGAAGGATTTCCTTTTAAGGTGTTTTTGTTTGAAGGGGGAAATGGAAATTATGTGCGGGAAAAGCACTGGCATACTTCCATCGAAATTTTTGCGGTTCTGGCCGGAAGCCTGGATTTTTTTGTAAATAAAGAAGAATACCCGCTGAAGGCAGGAGAACAGATCATTATCAATTCCAATGAGATCCATTCGATCCATGCACCGGAGAAGAACCAGACAGTGGTTCTGCAGATCCCGCTGAAACAGTTTGAGAACTATTTTACAGCGCAGAGATTCATTCGTTTCCGGGGGCAGGAGGAGACAACAGATAAGAAATTGACGTCTTTGATCAAGAAACTTTATAAGACATATGTGGACAGGGAAACTGGATATGAGTTTAAAACAATGTCTATTTTCTATGAGATCATGTATATTCTGATCCGGGATTATCGTGTGACAG carries:
- a CDS encoding VWA-like domain-containing protein; translated protein: MQPENRTQEMAETAERLQVIGSSILRAARDELYLGMRFLDVALSSFSYQMDGSIHGFGTDGRVMYFQPQMLGGLYKENRILVNRGYLHMVFHCIFRHFAWRGAGRNIGAGYSAGENNADSEKTIEERLRDLSCDIAVEHIIDGMNYRSIRFSRSLLRRETYRLLEKEGKTLNAQRVYKILSGWNLSEKDFVNLEQEFRTDDHKYWESKKPDQKPNPMLSRKWGEINDGIETDLETFSQEAGEHDGDFLEQIKTENRSKYDYREFLRKFAVFHEEMAVDNDSFDYNFYTYGLRLYGNMPLIEPLESKEVKKVEEFVIVIDTSMSCSGELVRKFLEETYGVLSENESFFIKINVHIIQCDEKVHTDKKITSQEEMKDYMEHLELYGDGGTDFRPAFEWVDRLLEQHEFHNLKGLIYFTDGFGIYPQKMPPYKTAFVFMQDNYRDVDVPVWAMKLILDEDDLTESGK
- a CDS encoding metallophosphoesterase produces the protein MSLYAIGDFHLSFTVHKPMDVFDKRWKNHVVKIEKYWKKKVTENDMVVITGDHSWGRNLEECQADLDFIMALPGRKILLRGNHDMFWDAKKTEKLNEMFRGKLEFLQNNFYIYEDYALVGTKGYCYEGKDSYEHFLKIRDRELERLRCSFEAAKAAGYEKFIMFLHYPPTSIGEMESPFTLMAQEYGAEKVIYSHCHGEKRYDDSFKGYVEGIEYKLVSGDYLNFKPELVLR
- a CDS encoding leucine-rich repeat domain-containing protein, which encodes MKIYYREKSGGIEILRCLGIESRVEIPEMIDEKMVISAAPYAFSSHMDETEELKDASVWEMEDGFGFGREERVLAGNEVEEIVFPDSLREIGRYIFYGCGNLKKLEFSDSLMQIGCGAFTGCHALEKLTVHMKQGKKSGVKEMLGEMWQRIDVTFLYEDKNEQTVPERRLAGDMFETGKVHRKDSKCEARLVFPEHYDEAVENTPARILYTEYHGSGSNYRQCFYNKELNYQEYDKLFEMAVVMDKLEVLVNMSFGRLEFPYELTEKAREEYQGYIKKNLREIAVYLVKQEDIHRLEVISVQKLWTLEGIDAALDCASQRKETEVSAFLMNERANLVDKSVGDERVSVDKIKNHQEMNMPVLEKTVHASPAEKPLSMRKKRFEL
- a CDS encoding GatB/YqeY domain-containing protein, whose protein sequence is MELEALRKDMVAAMKAKDKVTKEAVSSLISAVKKVAIDEGCRDDIKSDLVDRVILKELKSVKEQLDTCPESREDLKAEYQARYDVIAKYAPKQMDAAEIKVYLEEKFADVLATKNKGQIMKAVMADLKGKADGKVINQVVAEICK
- a CDS encoding MATE family efflux transporter, which translates into the protein MVTDLTKEHPNKTLWRFLLPMMLSVMFQQIYNIADSMIAGKFAGEDALAAVGASYPITVIFMAFAVGMNLGTSVIVSRLFGAGDRKGVRRAVTTAFVASGALGIALTLFGCMACRSMMLWIRTPEDILADGELYLKIYVFGLLFLMLYNVCTGICTALGDSKTPLYFLLGSSAGNIFLDFLFVAIFRWGVSGVAWATFIAQGISAILVLITVLHRLSAMTAEKQPLFDGKLCKQILAIAVPSILQQSVLSVGNLVVQAIINQYGSAVVAGYSGAIKLNTFVINIFMTLGSCLSSYTAQNLGAGKPERIPMGFKTGLKLAELTALPFVILYFGFSRQMMSLFLNAESTGALDAGVAFLQIVSPWYLMIVVKLMTDGIIRGYGAMLYFVLATIPDLILRIIFALIFSQKFASTGIWMAWPFGWLAATGLTIFFYRKVLQKMLGKSIKRRDI
- a CDS encoding helix-turn-helix domain-containing protein yields the protein MIILFYNDIDISSVRQYLNCLHITAIHKKEPKYKERISYGKSIISHAGRLLTTTDLPVSEVMNESGFTNQNIFNQLFKNLYGMTPRQSRISTVNTEYSKESI
- a CDS encoding DUF5107 domain-containing protein, which gives rise to MSELRFETKKIRVADLGKESCVPDLLGELTVQNNLEFHLDETDEIYEGYGRVKNAYPYRQRNTYTRELKEQEVQTAVLENRYLKAVFLPGFGGRLWELWDKYAGRNLLYTNDVLQFSNLAVRNAWFSGGVEWNMGIIGHNPFTTESLYTARTTNENGEPVLRMYEYERIRKVTYQMDFWLEKDSSFLNCRMRVVNEGKEVVPMYWWSNIAVPEYEKGRVIVPAVQAFTSRGNQVTKVDIPVVEGIDVSDYKTIKKSVDYFFDIPDGCPKYIANVDETGWGLLQISTDRLRSRNLFSWGNQDASNRWQEYLTDKAGRYVEIQAGLGKTQYGCIPMAPHTAWEWMEQYGSVDISEGVLEKEYKERTALVTERILESGLHEKLKEKLETSKEMSRKEAQLVYKGSVYGGLVTHGEGTKHLKFMEENTDESQSEIPKEAESLKNWKRFFETGILHCPQPLETPNEFLIDETNVDFLETHIEENAQNWYAYYQLGLGYYCRENYEKAEKAFRDSLKLRESAWAFHGLSCVKLMQNDKDQAGTYILQGMAFKRKELSYLKEGFRILLLSGKYEELSRFYRKLDKEEQEDGRLKLGYIQALHGLKQDKKALDLLESKGGLIPDDIRVGEDYLGEIWQELYESVYKKKGKLPHKFNFRAN
- a CDS encoding ATP-binding protein codes for the protein MDIKRAKQEIKDSIEAYLAKDEFGHYLIPAIRQRPILLMGAPGIGKTQIMEQIARECKVGLVSYTITHHTRQSAVGLPFIKEKTFGNETFSVTEYTMSEIIASVYEKMEKTGLKEGILFIDEINCVSETLAPMMLQFLQGKTFGNQKVPEGWVIVTAGNPPEYNKSVREFDVVTLDRIKRIDVQPDFEVWKEYAYEQGIHPAVISYLELRRKNFYRMENTVDGRIFATARGWEDLSRLIQVYETLGKEVDREVVYQYIQHPMIAKDFAAYLALYNKYKTDYAVEDLLQGKWTQLTTQKIRNASLDEHLSLVGLLNGKLSQLFTECYLMDSYVTKLYEYMVYYRDNLADISLKAICQKAENDLASARKSELLAANEEKTSLRVNAFLEKIWLELEGLTQSEQDIYEKVKQAFSAEADALEEQTEAAAQTLQSVFDFMEAAFGDSQEMVAFITELNANFYSIWFIRENGSDQYYRHNKGLLFDDRQKLILGQMEELEDTMKRGITNV
- a CDS encoding AraC family transcriptional regulator yields the protein MEFQHELIIPDEGFPFKVFLFEGGNGNYVREKHWHTSIEIFAVLAGSLDFFVNKEEYPLKAGEQIIINSNEIHSIHAPEKNQTVVLQIPLKQFENYFTAQRFIRFRGQEETTDKKLTSLIKKLYKTYVDRETGYEFKTMSIFYEIMYILIRDYRVTEAKEKEIRHSRRLDVLSKITTYMREHYKEDLKLSELAATFGYSDAYLSRMFQKYAKINYKTYLQDIRMAYAYRDLLNTDHTISQIALDNGFCSSRGFSGEFQKRYGILPSEMRRQENQKGQKNAIE